The following are encoded in a window of Nocardioides houyundeii genomic DNA:
- a CDS encoding DUF4082 domain-containing protein — protein MSNLSAATARAGPARAAAAPVTAGGLFDESPVPQATLDSDTTSVELGMRFSPSVAGTARGAQIYKLATSASRTPSSATLWNGRGEALARVSIPTTTQTGWLQANFSTPVSLTPGKYYTISYYAPRGRYAATQQFFRTPISRNGLTAPTSAGVYTYAGNTTFPTNTYLSSNYWVDVVFRASSTSAATPTPAPTPTSDPTPPSEGTYPNLGNTGVPEGVTLTSYEGPMTINQADTVIDAKEIEGRLVIKAPRVVVTRSRVKGSVYVQRSGSLTMSDSTVRGGTSQDSAVSQSGFTLRRVEVVGARASVGCDNDCKVIDSWLHGQYMRPGSDWHGDGFLSNGGSNMVLRHNTLACDSKPTGNGGACSAALALYGDFAPIKDVTVENNQFVSSPAGYCMYGGYDPNKPYGKRAENITVRGNVFARGSSGKCGVYGAVTAVATGGTNVFSGNTWDDGKALRAP, from the coding sequence GTGTCGAACCTCAGCGCCGCCACCGCCCGGGCCGGCCCCGCCCGAGCCGCCGCTGCGCCGGTGACAGCCGGCGGCCTGTTCGACGAGTCGCCGGTCCCCCAGGCCACGCTCGACTCCGACACCACGTCCGTCGAGCTCGGCATGAGGTTCTCCCCGAGCGTCGCCGGCACCGCGCGCGGCGCCCAGATCTACAAGCTGGCCACGAGTGCGTCTCGGACCCCCAGCTCGGCCACGCTGTGGAACGGCCGCGGCGAAGCCCTGGCCCGGGTCAGCATCCCGACCACCACCCAGACCGGCTGGCTCCAGGCGAACTTCTCCACGCCGGTGTCCCTGACGCCGGGGAAGTACTACACCATCTCCTACTACGCCCCGCGGGGCCGCTACGCCGCGACGCAGCAGTTCTTCCGGACGCCGATCTCGCGCAACGGCCTGACCGCGCCGACCAGCGCAGGCGTCTACACGTACGCCGGCAACACCACCTTCCCGACGAACACCTACCTGTCGAGCAACTACTGGGTCGACGTCGTGTTCAGAGCCTCCAGCACCTCGGCCGCGACCCCCACCCCGGCCCCGACGCCCACCAGCGACCCCACGCCGCCCTCGGAGGGGACCTACCCGAACCTGGGAAACACCGGGGTGCCGGAGGGAGTGACCCTGACCAGCTACGAGGGTCCGATGACGATCAACCAGGCTGACACGGTGATCGATGCGAAGGAGATCGAAGGGCGGTTGGTGATCAAGGCGCCGAGGGTGGTGGTGACGCGAAGCCGGGTCAAGGGCTCGGTCTACGTCCAGCGCTCGGGTTCGTTGACGATGTCGGACTCCACGGTGCGCGGCGGCACCTCGCAGGACTCCGCGGTCAGCCAGTCCGGCTTCACGCTGCGTCGGGTCGAGGTCGTGGGTGCCCGGGCCTCGGTGGGCTGTGACAACGACTGCAAGGTCATCGACTCGTGGTTGCACGGGCAGTACATGAGGCCGGGCAGCGACTGGCACGGTGACGGGTTCTTGTCCAACGGTGGCAGCAACATGGTGTTGCGGCACAACACGTTGGCGTGCGACTCCAAGCCCACCGGCAACGGTGGCGCGTGCTCGGCTGCGCTGGCCCTGTACGGCGACTTCGCGCCGATCAAGGACGTCACGGTGGAGAACAACCAGTTCGTGTCCAGCCCGGCCGGCTACTGCATGTACGGCGGCTACGACCCGAACAAGCCCTATGGCAAGAGGGCCGAGAACATCACCGTCAGGGGCAACGTCTTTGCTCGTGGGTCGAGCGGCAAGTGCGGGGTCTACGGGGCTGTGACCGCGGTGGCCACCGGCGGCACCAACGTGTTCAGCGGCAACACCTGGGACGACGGCAAGGCCCTCCGGGCGCCCTAG
- a CDS encoding glycosyltransferase family 4 protein — MGRLADLRARFAARRSARAATRGSGPHVLIIVQNLPVPLDRRVWMECQALEPRGYEVSVICPKGPGDRAREVIDGVHLYKYRPPPEADGLTGYAWEFAYCWLRTAWLSRKVWRDHPFDVMQACNPPDTYWLLARWWKRRGVRFLFDHHDLNPELFLSRFGEPTGLVERAELGALRWLERRTFATADKVTSTNESYRRVALERGGMDPCDVTVVRSGPDTRRMRPIVPTPTLPEGKETFTLAYVGIMGPQDGVDTVLHVMEELVHRRGRQDVRAVLMGFGDCLAHLQRESVARGLDHVVEFTGRVDRDAMAAHLSNADLGLCPDLRSPLNDLSTMNKTMEYMAYCLPSVSFDLVETRISGADAVLYVPSGDVGAFADAVERLLDDDDLRVEMGLRARRRVAEVLDWRAQAAAYVSVLDSLTGRFTIVPPAPTTWRSHDELGRPYIDLHDPVALADFVRYRARTRRPGRVPGVRPTLVRPRDPHDPRRDARASGPFGPVPSVAGPEVEL; from the coding sequence ATGGGCCGCCTCGCGGACCTGCGCGCCAGGTTCGCGGCCCGACGCAGCGCCCGCGCGGCTACGCGCGGGTCAGGCCCGCACGTGCTGATCATCGTGCAGAACCTGCCGGTGCCCCTGGACCGCCGCGTCTGGATGGAGTGCCAGGCGCTGGAGCCCCGCGGCTACGAGGTCAGCGTGATCTGCCCCAAGGGTCCGGGAGACCGCGCACGCGAGGTCATCGACGGTGTGCACCTGTACAAGTACCGTCCGCCACCCGAGGCCGACGGGCTCACGGGCTACGCGTGGGAGTTCGCCTACTGCTGGCTGCGCACCGCGTGGCTCTCGCGCAAGGTGTGGCGCGACCACCCGTTCGACGTCATGCAGGCCTGCAACCCCCCGGACACCTACTGGCTGCTGGCGCGCTGGTGGAAGCGCCGGGGGGTGCGCTTCCTGTTCGACCACCACGACCTCAACCCCGAGCTCTTCCTGTCCCGCTTCGGGGAGCCGACCGGGCTCGTCGAGCGGGCCGAGCTGGGGGCCCTGCGCTGGCTGGAGCGCCGTACCTTCGCGACCGCGGACAAGGTCACCTCCACCAACGAGTCCTACCGGCGGGTGGCCCTGGAGCGTGGCGGGATGGACCCCTGCGACGTGACGGTGGTGCGCAGCGGCCCGGACACCCGGCGGATGCGCCCCATCGTGCCGACGCCCACCCTGCCCGAGGGCAAGGAGACGTTCACCCTGGCCTACGTGGGGATCATGGGTCCCCAGGACGGGGTGGACACGGTGCTGCACGTGATGGAGGAGCTGGTGCACCGGCGCGGACGCCAGGACGTGCGTGCGGTGCTGATGGGCTTCGGCGACTGCCTGGCCCACCTGCAGCGGGAGAGCGTCGCGCGGGGACTGGACCACGTCGTGGAGTTCACCGGCAGGGTGGACCGCGATGCGATGGCCGCGCACCTGAGCAACGCCGACCTGGGCCTGTGCCCCGACCTCAGGTCGCCGCTCAACGACCTCTCCACGATGAACAAGACCATGGAGTACATGGCCTACTGCCTGCCCTCGGTCTCCTTCGACCTGGTGGAGACCCGGATCAGCGGAGCCGACGCGGTGCTCTACGTCCCCAGCGGCGACGTCGGCGCCTTCGCCGACGCGGTCGAGCGGCTGCTGGACGACGACGACCTGCGCGTCGAGATGGGGCTGCGAGCTCGGCGCCGGGTCGCGGAGGTGCTGGACTGGCGCGCCCAGGCGGCGGCGTACGTCTCGGTGCTGGACTCGCTCACCGGCCGCTTCACCATCGTCCCGCCCGCGCCCACCACGTGGCGCTCCCACGACGAGCTGGGCCGGCCCTACATCGACCTCCACGACCCGGTCGCCCTGGCCGACTTCGTGCGCTACCGGGCGCGGACCCGGCGTCCGGGCCGCGTCCCGGGGGTCCGTCCCACGCTGGTCCGGCCGCGGGACCCCCACGACCCGCGCCGCGACGCCAGGGCGAGCGGCCCCTTCGGGCCGGTGCCGTCGGTGGCGGGCCCCGAGGTGGAGCTGTGA
- a CDS encoding DUF4082 domain-containing protein, translating to MDDPRSGTGATSTTSRLALVLTLCATLAAGACGTETARTGAQPDRQSGAAQQPSAPDEDGAGESPSAEPNAFAPGILDRLGSDPLGTQQPEQGEPGPLRSDSAQSASAQPEAGQPGHGAARPDAAARSGKERGLRFRPSVSGHITSLGFYRLKGDRRRHAARVWSASGTLMAKVVLPATETVGWQHVALPTPVAVSRNATYLASVSVPAGVPFAAKRRSARVPGYATVSGAVGPRGRFPAKALTQRRFRVRPVVTPAASTPSTPTASGGFPGAGNTGVPEGVALAPYAGPMTVTAAGTVIDARQITGRLVVRAPNVVVTRSQVNGTVYIERSGSLTMSDSTVDGGTSQDSAVSQSNFTLRRVEIVGARASVGCDGSCDVQDSWLHGQYMPAGSDWHGDGFLSNGGSNMVLRHNTLACDSKPTGNGGACSAAVALYGDFAPIRDVTVEGNLFVSSPAGYCLYGGYDPAKPFGGQASNVRVTGNVFARGSSGKCAVYGAAAAVAGGGSNVFTGNTWDDGKPVRTP from the coding sequence ATGGATGATCCACGCAGTGGCACCGGTGCGACCTCCACCACCTCGCGGCTGGCCCTCGTCCTGACGCTGTGCGCCACGCTGGCAGCCGGTGCCTGCGGGACCGAGACCGCTCGGACCGGAGCCCAGCCTGACCGCCAGTCCGGAGCCGCTCAGCAACCGTCGGCGCCCGACGAGGACGGTGCCGGGGAGTCGCCCTCGGCCGAGCCGAACGCGTTCGCGCCCGGCATCCTGGACCGGCTCGGCTCGGACCCGCTCGGCACGCAGCAGCCGGAGCAGGGGGAGCCGGGCCCGCTGCGATCCGACTCAGCGCAATCCGCCTCGGCACAACCCGAGGCAGGGCAGCCCGGGCATGGCGCGGCGCGACCGGACGCCGCCGCGCGCAGCGGCAAGGAGCGGGGCTTGCGGTTCCGCCCGTCGGTCTCCGGCCACATCACGAGCCTGGGGTTCTACCGGCTCAAGGGGGACCGACGCCGGCACGCGGCACGCGTCTGGAGCGCGTCGGGGACGCTCATGGCCAAGGTGGTGCTCCCCGCCACCGAGACGGTCGGGTGGCAGCACGTGGCGCTGCCCACCCCGGTGGCGGTGAGCCGCAACGCCACCTACCTCGCCTCGGTCTCCGTCCCAGCCGGCGTTCCGTTCGCCGCCAAGCGTCGGTCGGCGCGGGTCCCCGGCTACGCCACCGTCAGCGGTGCCGTGGGCCCTCGCGGACGGTTCCCGGCCAAGGCGCTCACCCAGCGCCGGTTCCGGGTGCGACCTGTGGTCACCCCGGCCGCGAGCACCCCTTCGACGCCCACGGCCAGTGGTGGTTTCCCGGGTGCGGGGAACACCGGGGTTCCCGAGGGGGTGGCGTTGGCGCCGTACGCGGGTCCGATGACGGTGACGGCGGCGGGGACGGTGATCGATGCCAGGCAGATCACCGGTCGGCTGGTGGTCAGGGCGCCGAACGTGGTGGTGACCCGGAGCCAGGTCAACGGCACCGTGTACATCGAGCGGTCGGGTTCGTTGACGATGTCGGACTCCACGGTGGACGGCGGGACGTCGCAGGACTCGGCGGTGAGCCAGTCGAACTTCACGTTGCGTCGGGTGGAGATCGTGGGTGCTCGGGCCTCTGTGGGCTGTGACGGCAGCTGCGACGTCCAGGACTCCTGGCTGCACGGGCAGTACATGCCGGCGGGCAGCGACTGGCACGGTGACGGGTTCCTGTCCAACGGCGGCAGCAACATGGTGTTGCGGCACAACACGTTGGCGTGCGACTCCAAGCCGACCGGCAACGGTGGTGCGTGTTCGGCGGCGGTGGCGCTGTACGGCGACTTCGCGCCGATCAGGGACGTCACGGTGGAGGGCAACCTGTTCGTGTCCAGTCCCGCGGGCTACTGCCTGTACGGCGGCTACGACCCGGCGAAGCCGTTCGGTGGGCAGGCCTCGAACGTCCGGGTGACGGGCAACGTGTTCGCGCGGGGCTCCAGCGGCAAGTGCGCGGTCTACGGCGCCGCCGCGGCGGTGGCCGGCGGGGGGAGCAACGTGTTCACCGGCAACACCTGGGACGACGGCAAGCCGGTCCGGACGCCGTAG
- a CDS encoding DUF4082 domain-containing protein has product MPFAPANAPSRSGARTPGHRAPAALSPARAPVLALALALALAMAAVATVPLLSGASAARGAVARVGAPARVTAPAPGPANGLFAESPVPQARVDSDAAGVELGMRFSTSVAGRATGAQIYKLAGQAQTPTSATLWNARGKALAKVVIPRTSRTGWIQVSFAAPVALEPGKTYTISYYAPRGRYAATSQGFAASLSQNGLTAPVSAGVYKYAGRTAYPTSSFSASNYWVDVVFNPANMLQATPTPTPTPTLTPTPAGKPTPTPTPTPAGKPTPTAPVVPIPTLTPTPTPTPTPTPTPTPTPTPSRGFPGAGNTGVPDGVTLTPYAGPMTVTAAGTVIDAKQITGRLVIKAPNVVVTRSKVNGTVYIERSGSLTMSDSTVDGGTSQDSAISQSNFTLRRVEIVGARASVGCDGSCDVQDSWLHGQYMKPGSDWHGDGFLSNGGSNMTLRHNTLACDSKPTGNGGACSAALAVYGDFAPITNLTVEGNLFVSSPAGYCLYGGYDPSKPYGRQASNIRVTGNVFARGSSGKCAVYGAAAAVASGGSNVFSGNTWDDGKAVTG; this is encoded by the coding sequence ATGCCCTTCGCGCCCGCCAACGCCCCGTCCCGCTCCGGGGCACGAACACCAGGTCACCGCGCGCCGGCCGCCCTGTCGCCGGCCCGGGCACCCGTCCTGGCGCTCGCCCTGGCGCTGGCGCTCGCGATGGCCGCCGTGGCGACCGTCCCGCTGCTGTCCGGCGCCTCGGCCGCGCGGGGCGCCGTCGCTCGGGTGGGCGCGCCCGCCCGGGTCACGGCCCCGGCCCCGGGGCCGGCCAACGGACTCTTCGCCGAGTCCCCGGTGCCCCAGGCCCGGGTCGACTCCGACGCAGCAGGGGTCGAGCTCGGCATGCGGTTCTCCACCAGCGTCGCCGGGAGGGCCACCGGTGCCCAGATCTACAAGCTGGCCGGCCAGGCGCAGACGCCCACCTCGGCCACGCTGTGGAACGCCCGCGGCAAGGCCCTGGCGAAGGTCGTCATCCCCAGGACCAGCAGGACCGGCTGGATCCAGGTGAGCTTCGCCGCGCCGGTGGCTCTGGAGCCCGGCAAGACCTACACCATCTCCTACTACGCACCGCGTGGTCGCTACGCCGCCACGTCCCAGGGATTCGCGGCGTCGCTGTCGCAGAACGGCCTGACCGCACCGGTCAGCGCCGGGGTGTACAAGTACGCCGGGCGTACGGCGTACCCGACGAGCAGCTTCAGTGCGAGCAACTACTGGGTGGACGTCGTGTTCAACCCGGCCAACATGCTCCAGGCGACGCCCACGCCCACGCCCACGCCGACCCTCACCCCGACCCCCGCGGGCAAGCCCACGCCGACCCCCACCCCGACCCCCGCGGGCAAGCCCACGCCGACGGCTCCGGTGGTGCCCATTCCCACCCTGACGCCGACGCCGACGCCGACGCCGACGCCGACGCCGACGCCGACCCCGACGCCGACCCCGAGCAGGGGTTTCCCGGGCGCGGGGAACACCGGGGTTCCCGACGGGGTGACGTTGACGCCGTACGCGGGTCCGATGACGGTGACCGCCGCCGGGACGGTGATCGATGCCAAGCAGATCACCGGACGGCTGGTGATCAAGGCGCCCAACGTGGTGGTGACCCGCAGCAAGGTCAACGGCACCGTCTACATCGAGCGCTCCGGGTCGCTGACCATGTCGGACTCCACCGTGGACGGCGGCACCTCGCAGGACTCCGCGATCAGCCAGTCGAACTTCACGCTGCGCCGGGTGGAGATCGTCGGCGCTCGGGCCTCGGTGGGCTGTGACGGCAGCTGCGACGTCCAGGACTCCTGGCTGCACGGGCAGTACATGAAGCCCGGCAGCGACTGGCACGGTGACGGGTTCCTGTCCAACGGCGGCAGCAACATGACGTTGCGGCACAACACGTTGGCCTGCGACTCCAAGCCGACCGGCAACGGTGGCGCGTGCTCGGCGGCCCTCGCGGTGTACGGCGACTTCGCCCCGATCACGAACCTCACGGTGGAGGGTAACCTGTTCGTGTCCAGTCCCGCGGGCTACTGCCTGTACGGCGGCTACGACCCGTCGAAGCCCTACGGTCGGCAGGCGTCGAACATCCGGGTGACCGGCAACGTGTTCGCCCGCGGGTCCAGCGGCAAGTGCGCGGTCTACGGGGCCGCTGCGGCGGTGGCCAGTGGTGGCTCCAACGTGTTCAGTGGCAACACCTGGGACGACGGCAAGGCCGTCACCGGCTGA
- a CDS encoding glycosyltransferase family 2 protein → MSPPPVDVAVVVVTYNSADVLPGLLDSLAAGLSGLSWQLVVVDNGSHDDGVARSLDLVPGCTVVRMGRNAGYAAGLNAGVSAAPPHRAVLVLNPDVRLEPGCVALLLDALGSGVGIAVPRLADSGGHLHLSMRREPTVLRALGDAVLGTRRAGRWSLLGELVTDPRAYDGPATPDWAEGSTQLISVRCWQTCGGWDESFFLYSEETEYGLRARDAGYATAYVPAARATHLQGESTTSAGLWALLVANRVRLHRRRHGWLSGTAFWGVVVLREASRAAVGRPTSRAALKMLTSSRRMRESPGPHTVAWSG, encoded by the coding sequence ATGAGCCCGCCTCCCGTCGACGTGGCCGTCGTCGTGGTCACCTACAACTCCGCCGACGTCCTCCCCGGGCTCCTCGACTCGCTCGCCGCCGGGTTGTCCGGGCTGTCCTGGCAGCTGGTGGTCGTCGACAACGGCTCCCACGACGACGGGGTGGCGCGCTCGCTCGACCTGGTGCCCGGGTGCACCGTGGTCCGGATGGGACGCAACGCCGGCTACGCCGCGGGGCTCAACGCGGGGGTGAGCGCCGCTCCCCCGCACCGTGCCGTCCTCGTGCTCAACCCGGACGTCCGCCTCGAGCCGGGATGCGTCGCCCTGCTGCTCGACGCCCTCGGCTCCGGCGTCGGTATCGCCGTCCCGCGTCTGGCCGACTCCGGGGGGCACCTGCACCTCTCGATGCGCCGCGAGCCGACCGTGCTGCGAGCCCTCGGGGACGCCGTGCTGGGAACGCGCCGGGCCGGACGCTGGAGCCTGCTCGGCGAGCTCGTCACCGACCCCCGGGCCTACGACGGCCCGGCCACCCCCGACTGGGCCGAGGGCTCGACCCAGCTGATCTCCGTCCGGTGCTGGCAGACCTGCGGTGGCTGGGACGAGTCGTTCTTCCTCTACTCCGAGGAGACCGAGTACGGGCTGCGGGCGCGCGACGCGGGCTACGCGACGGCGTACGTGCCCGCTGCCCGGGCCACCCACCTGCAGGGCGAGTCGACCACCTCCGCCGGCCTGTGGGCGCTGCTGGTCGCCAACCGGGTGCGTCTGCACCGTCGCCGGCACGGGTGGCTCTCGGGCACCGCCTTCTGGGGCGTCGTGGTCCTGCGGGAGGCCAGCCGCGCCGCCGTCGGCCGGCCCACCAGCCGGGCGGCGCTCAAGATGCTCACCAGCTCGAGACGGATGAGGGAGAGCCCCGGGCCGCACACCGTCGCCTGGAGCGGCTAG
- the asnB gene encoding asparagine synthase (glutamine-hydrolyzing), with translation MAGIRRFDGQPVDERDLRAMMRALAHRGPDGQGLVVRGPVGFAHTRLSIIDLAGSPQPMGTPGGRHLLTFNGEIFNYRELRRRSDHDFRTDGDTEVVLATVARHGPRGAGEFVGQFAFAHHDFAADRTWLVRDRVGVLPLYYYVDGEQLVFASEIKALLEVLGDRVRLDRDQVRGYLRSRAVHAPATLFAGIAKVPPGHVVEVSGRGEVVVTPYWRLPSPEDVLDCSPAEAVDLVEETLRSAVDASLVADVPVGAYLSGGVDSSLIVALADAARQRAGSAEPISTFSAEFGDPRFDETEYSTLVSEVLGTDHHRVLIRPEDFRGSWEHLTWHRDAPVSEPADIAVAQLATAARQHVKVVLSGEGSDELFAGYPKYRYAGATALANRLPARARSTGARVLERALPANRAKLRIAVRALAAERGTRMEDWFAPFTDYEIDALLGTSHPRTARALAHRDPIDLMGRLDFDTWLPDNLLERGDRMSMASSLELRPPFLDHRLVELAYRLPSSVKVREGQTKWVLKQVARRHLPGRIVDRPKVGFRVPLDTWFRGELQELARDLLRGPGSFVESLMDPAVVAAILEDHARGRRDEEIRIWTLLSLEMWGRRFFVGSPATVG, from the coding sequence GTGGCGGGGATCAGGCGGTTCGACGGGCAGCCGGTCGACGAGCGGGACCTGCGGGCCATGATGCGGGCGCTGGCCCACCGCGGACCGGACGGCCAGGGGCTGGTGGTGCGCGGGCCGGTGGGCTTCGCCCACACCCGGCTCTCGATCATCGACCTGGCCGGCTCCCCGCAGCCGATGGGCACGCCCGGCGGTCGCCACCTGCTCACCTTCAACGGCGAGATCTTCAACTACCGCGAGCTGCGGCGCCGCAGCGACCACGACTTCCGCACCGACGGGGACACCGAGGTGGTGCTGGCCACCGTGGCCAGGCACGGGCCGCGCGGCGCGGGAGAGTTCGTGGGGCAGTTCGCCTTCGCGCACCACGACTTCGCCGCGGACCGCACCTGGCTGGTGCGCGACCGGGTCGGCGTGCTCCCGCTGTACTACTACGTGGACGGCGAGCAGCTGGTCTTCGCCTCCGAGATCAAGGCGCTGCTGGAGGTGCTCGGGGACAGGGTGCGACTGGACCGGGACCAGGTGCGCGGCTACCTCCGATCCCGGGCCGTGCACGCCCCGGCGACGCTGTTCGCCGGCATCGCGAAGGTGCCGCCGGGCCACGTCGTGGAGGTCTCGGGCCGAGGTGAGGTCGTGGTGACGCCGTACTGGCGGCTGCCGTCGCCCGAGGACGTGCTGGACTGCTCACCCGCCGAGGCCGTGGACCTGGTCGAGGAGACCCTGCGCTCCGCGGTGGACGCCTCCCTGGTGGCCGACGTGCCCGTGGGCGCGTACCTGTCCGGCGGAGTGGACAGCAGCCTGATCGTGGCGCTGGCCGACGCGGCCCGGCAGCGGGCCGGCAGTGCCGAGCCGATCTCCACCTTCAGCGCCGAGTTCGGCGACCCGCGCTTCGACGAGACCGAGTACTCCACCCTGGTCAGCGAGGTGCTGGGCACCGACCACCATCGCGTGCTGATCCGGCCCGAGGACTTCCGAGGCAGCTGGGAGCACCTCACGTGGCACCGGGACGCCCCGGTCAGCGAGCCGGCAGACATCGCCGTGGCCCAGCTGGCCACCGCCGCGCGCCAGCACGTGAAGGTGGTGCTCTCGGGCGAGGGGAGCGACGAGCTGTTCGCCGGCTACCCCAAGTACCGGTACGCCGGAGCGACCGCGCTGGCGAACCGGCTGCCGGCACGGGCCCGGAGCACCGGTGCGCGGGTGCTGGAGCGTGCCCTGCCGGCGAACCGGGCCAAGCTGCGGATCGCGGTCCGGGCACTGGCCGCGGAGCGAGGGACCAGGATGGAGGACTGGTTCGCCCCGTTCACCGACTACGAGATCGACGCGCTGCTCGGCACCTCGCACCCCCGGACCGCGCGCGCCCTGGCACACCGTGACCCCATCGACCTGATGGGACGCCTGGACTTCGACACCTGGCTTCCGGACAACCTCCTGGAGCGGGGGGACCGGATGTCGATGGCGTCGTCGCTGGAGCTGCGGCCCCCGTTCCTGGACCACCGTCTGGTGGAGCTGGCCTACCGGCTGCCCAGCTCGGTGAAGGTGCGTGAGGGCCAGACGAAGTGGGTGCTCAAGCAGGTGGCGCGCCGCCACCTGCCGGGGCGGATCGTGGACCGGCCGAAGGTGGGCTTCCGGGTGCCCCTGGACACCTGGTTCCGAGGTGAGCTGCAAGAGCTCGCCCGGGACCTGCTCAGGGGACCCGGCTCGTTCGTGGAGTCGCTGATGGATCCCGCCGTGGTGGCCGCCATCCTGGAGGACCACGCCCGCGGGCGGCGCGACGAGGAGATCCGGATCTGGACGCTGCTCTCCCTGGAGATGTGGGGCCGGCGGTTCTTCGTCGGCTCTCCCGCAACGGTGGGTTGA
- a CDS encoding glycosyltransferase, with protein sequence MSLGPVGSVLFSAQDYWYHNRAHSDVQLARALSADRPVLLVNSLGMRMPRRGSTTQPLRRVARKLGSTLRALRRPEPGHPRLYVMTPISVPVFASPRLSRLNAWSVRLQVRLAARLVGIRVPDVLVTLPTAWEVARRLRSRSVVVNRSDRYSSLPEADAELIGGLERSMLRACDAAVYVSAELMAEEQPLVRAGSGQAVLLGHGVDLAHFDPAAPGAEPADLAAVPHPRVGFFGGIDDYVVDLPLVRRLAQALPEASVVLVGAATCPLDELLALPNVHWLGMKPYEEIPRYGAGFDVAIMPWLQNDWIRFCNPIKTKEYLALGLPVVTTPYPEASAHSDVLAIAQGPEDFIAKVAQALAGEPVGTPERRRASVLADSWSSRADVLRTLFEGRGD encoded by the coding sequence GTGAGCCTGGGTCCCGTGGGCTCGGTGCTCTTCTCGGCCCAGGACTACTGGTACCACAACCGCGCGCACTCCGACGTCCAGCTGGCACGGGCGCTCTCGGCGGACCGACCGGTGCTGCTGGTCAACAGCCTCGGCATGCGGATGCCGCGGCGTGGCTCGACCACCCAGCCGCTGCGCCGGGTGGCCCGCAAGCTGGGCAGCACCCTGCGGGCGCTGCGTCGTCCGGAGCCCGGGCACCCGCGGCTCTACGTGATGACCCCGATCAGCGTGCCGGTCTTCGCCAGCCCTCGGCTGAGCCGGCTCAACGCGTGGTCCGTGCGGCTCCAGGTGCGGCTGGCCGCCCGCCTGGTCGGCATCCGTGTGCCGGACGTCCTGGTGACGCTGCCGACGGCGTGGGAGGTGGCGCGCCGGCTGCGCTCGCGCAGCGTGGTGGTCAACCGCTCCGACCGCTACTCCAGCCTGCCCGAGGCCGACGCCGAGCTGATCGGCGGGCTCGAGCGGTCGATGCTGCGCGCCTGCGACGCGGCCGTCTACGTCAGCGCCGAGCTGATGGCCGAGGAGCAGCCCCTGGTGCGGGCCGGGTCCGGGCAGGCGGTGCTGCTGGGACACGGAGTGGACCTGGCGCACTTCGACCCGGCGGCGCCGGGCGCCGAGCCGGCGGACCTCGCGGCGGTGCCGCACCCCCGCGTCGGGTTCTTCGGCGGGATCGACGACTACGTCGTGGACCTGCCCCTGGTACGCCGGCTGGCCCAGGCCCTGCCCGAGGCGTCGGTGGTCCTCGTCGGCGCCGCGACGTGTCCGCTGGACGAGCTGCTCGCGCTGCCCAACGTGCACTGGCTGGGCATGAAGCCCTACGAGGAGATCCCGCGCTACGGCGCCGGGTTCGACGTGGCCATCATGCCCTGGCTGCAGAACGACTGGATCCGGTTCTGCAACCCGATCAAGACCAAGGAGTACCTCGCGCTGGGCCTGCCGGTGGTGACCACGCCCTATCCGGAGGCCAGCGCGCACTCCGACGTGCTGGCCATCGCGCAGGGACCGGAGGACTTCATCGCCAAGGTCGCGCAGGCGTTGGCCGGTGAGCCGGTCGGCACCCCGGAGCGCCGGCGGGCCTCGGTCCTGGCCGACTCCTGGTCCTCGCGGGCCGACGTGCTGCGCACGCTCTTCGAGGGCCGGGGGGACTGA